The Montipora capricornis isolate CH-2021 chromosome 6, ASM3666992v2, whole genome shotgun sequence genome has a window encoding:
- the LOC138054309 gene encoding uncharacterized protein: MDLGPHKDREKLGYDLAKRDRSGSKGGGVVIYFREGLNVYEDLKWNVDQELEAVWLNITIRSQSTLIGCLYRPPKSTTFFNSLHALLNRIWIKRKNVILLGDFNSNLISDSHSAQDSSQAGKRLKSILGCFGYSNLIESPTRVTAKSKSLIDLTIVSPNHRTSNILAGSLDLGISDHHLTYAVFSNKMNKRKPKIITIKNYKSMDIESLQNDLEEAPWHIVNSVEEIEDNVHLWETTFKEIVDSHIKRRKVKIRNKSLPWIDIGIRKAMNERYKYLKSAQEKPDDNALWKLYKIKRNSVKKMLRKAEAQYWIKLADNASTPKDLWKISNQILGKSKHKNWSITRHRWQHNN; this comes from the coding sequence atggacctgggcccacacaaggacagagaaaaactaggTTATGACCTAGCAAAGCGTGATAGGTCAGGATCTAAAGGAGGAGGTGTGGTGATATATTTTCGTGAGGGTCTAAATGTTTATGAGGACCTGAAATGGAACGTTGATCAAGaattggaggcagtgtggttaAATATAACAATTCGCTCCCAATCAACCCTAATTGGCTGTTTATATCGTCCACCTAAATCTACTACCTTCTTCAATTCCCTACACGCCCTGTTGAACAGGATTTGGATTAAAAGGAAGAATGTTATATTGCTTGGTGATTTCAACTCTAATTTGATAAGTGATTCCCATTCAGCCCAGGACTCATCCCAGGCTGGCAAAAGGCTGAAGAGCATACTTGGCTGCTTTGGATACTCAAATCTTATTGAATCACCAACACGAGTCACTGCTAAGTCTAAGTCGTTAATTGACCTTACTATTGTTAGCCCCAATCATCGCACATCTAATATCTTAGCTGGTTCTTTGGATTTGGGGATCTCTGATCACCATCTTACATACGCAGTATTTTCTAATAAGATGAATAAACGTAAGCCCAAGATAATCACTATTAAGAATTATAAGTCAATGGACATTGAAAGTCTACAAAATGACTTAGAGGAGGCCCCATGGCATATTGTAAATTCTGTTGAAGAAATTGAGGACAATGTTCATTTATGGGAGACTACGTTCAAAGAAATTGTGGATTCTCAcataaaaagaaggaaagttaAGATTAGAAATAAATCGCTTCCATGGATTGACATTGGGATCAGAAAGGCTATGAATGAACGATACAAGTATTTGAAATCAGCGCAAGAAAAACCTGATGATAATGCTCTATGGAAACTGTACAAGATTAAAAGAAATAGTGTCAAAAAGATGTTAAGGAAAGCTGAAGCCCAATATTGGATTAAGCTAGCAGATAATGCATCCACTCCTAAAGATTTGTGGAAAATATCAAACCAAATCCTTGGTAAGAGCAAACACAAGAACTGGTCCATTACAAGACACAGATGGCAACATAATAACTGA